A window from Gottschalkiaceae bacterium SANA encodes these proteins:
- a CDS encoding 4Fe-4S binding protein, which yields MKKINQNVNWKDITPGGTTWEPGNAQEFITGDWRTERPVWDQEKCKQCLLCTPVCPDCSIPVEGKKRVEFDYDHCKGCGICANVCPFGAISMVKEGK from the coding sequence ATGAAAAAAATAAATCAAAACGTAAATTGGAAAGACATTACACCTGGCGGAACCACTTGGGAGCCGGGTAATGCCCAAGAATTTATTACCGGTGACTGGCGAACAGAGCGACCTGTTTGGGACCAGGAAAAATGCAAGCAGTGCCTTTTATGCACGCCGGTTTGCCCAGATTGCTCCATCCCTGTTGAGGGAAAGAAGCGAGTCGAATTTGACTACGATCATTGCAAGGGATGTGGCATCTGTGCCAATGTATGTCCATTTGGTGCAATTAGCATGGTAAAGGAGGGGAAATAG
- a CDS encoding 2-oxoacid:acceptor oxidoreductase family protein encodes MIEIRWHGRGGQGAKTAALLLADVAFETGRYVQGFPEYGPERMGAPITAYNRIDEDPIRVHSNIYDPNFVVVIDDTLIEPAQVAKGIKDGGAILINSKKSRDEIQALLGDYQGRFTVIDAEKISVATIGKNFPNIPMLSALVKIAGIMDETEFVSGIEASFHHKFSSKPEVIAGNMAAVKLTLQEVNA; translated from the coding sequence GTGATAGAGATTCGATGGCACGGACGAGGTGGACAAGGCGCAAAAACAGCTGCGCTTTTGCTTGCTGATGTTGCATTTGAAACGGGTAGATACGTTCAGGGATTTCCTGAGTACGGCCCAGAGCGGATGGGGGCACCCATTACGGCCTACAACCGCATTGATGAAGACCCAATTCGGGTACATTCCAATATCTATGACCCCAATTTTGTTGTGGTGATTGATGACACCTTGATTGAACCGGCACAGGTTGCCAAGGGCATTAAGGACGGTGGGGCCATTCTCATCAACAGCAAGAAATCTCGTGATGAGATTCAAGCCCTTTTAGGCGATTATCAGGGACGGTTTACGGTCATTGATGCGGAGAAAATTTCCGTGGCGACCATTGGCAAGAATTTTCCAAATATCCCCATGCTGTCAGCCCTGGTTAAGATCGCTGGAATCATGGATGAAACCGAGTTTGTTTCAGGCATTGAAGCCTCTTTCCACCATAAATTTTCTTCCAAGCCGGAAGTGATTGCGGGAAATATGGCAGCTGTGAAATTAACCCTACAAGAGGTGAATGCGTAA